The following proteins come from a genomic window of Lytechinus pictus isolate F3 Inbred chromosome 1, Lp3.0, whole genome shotgun sequence:
- the LOC129282786 gene encoding galanin receptor type 1-like: protein MKSGKSSLILRVFIILVSGFITTQTRADGLEDGYDNATTILYEDMTEIIIDDDASDSGWAWYPITWRWWTISQVICAILGVFDNGVVIVIIFQRLKKNRSTDTLIGALAIADFLTSVFLFPIPWAKRVPPTILGKMYCKLLYPGFALWLCITASTYILMAICIERYIAVVHPLYFKRVFTKAKVSLAVLFLWAFSFAQCFYALFTFIHDEEIGYCSSIVDTKMGMEASAYYAFSIRLAIPVLTMVVTQIIIIRSLHVQSKVFKGMTGESQATSPTFHITARNNVIKMMFIVVMVYVVTWTPNQIAYLCFNLGYISSSYRGSPLHRSLTVFAFLNSCANPIIYTSRHTEFRKALKSLFTCSKLEITSLFEIKDDTGGKDSSQSNRKMNESIPETP from the coding sequence ATGAAGTCAGGTAAAAGTTCTTTGATATTGCGGGTGTTTATCATCTTGGTGTCTGGATTCATCACCACACAAACCAGAGCTGACGGTTTGGAAGATGGATATGACAACGCCACTACCATCTTGTATGAAGACATGACCGAGATCATCATCGATGACGATGCCTCTGACTCAGGATGGGCTTGGTACCCAATAACATGGAGATGGTGGACAATTAGCCAAGTCATTTGCGCCATCCTTGGCGTCTTCGACAACGGGGTCGTCATCGTGATCATATTCCAGCGGCTTAAGAAGAACCGATCAACAGACACCTTGATTGGAGCTTTGGCCATTGCTGATTTCCTGACGTCCGTGTTCCTGTTCCCAATTCCTTGGGCCAAGCGTGTGCCTCCAACCATCCTAGGTAAGATGTACTGCAAGCTGCTCTATCCGGGCTTCGCTCTTTGGTTATGCATAACCGCATCCACCTACATCCTCATGGCAATCTGCATCGAACGTTACATCGCGGTCGTTCATCCACTCTACTTCAAAAGGGTCTTTACCAAGGCTAAAGTATCACTCGCTGTGCTTTTCCTCTGGGCATTTTCCTTCGCTCAGTGCTTCTATGCCTTGTTCACCTTTATCCACGACGAGGAAATCGGTTACTGTAGTTCTATTGTTGATACCAAGATGGGTATGGAAGCCAGCGCTTACTACGCCTTCTCAATTCGTCTAGCCATTCCCGTCCTGACCATGGTTGTCACCCAAATCATAATCATCCGGTCACTCCATGTCCAGTCCAAGGTATTCAAGGGTATGACCGGTGAGAGTCAAGCCACCTCTCCGACCTTTCACATCACTGCCCGGAACAACGTCATCAAGATGATGTTCATCGTCGTCATGGTCTACGTCGTCACCTGGACACCCAATCAGATTGCCTACCTTTGCTTCAACCTCGGTTACATCTCCTCGTCCTACCGAGGAAGTCCCCTCCACCGCAGTCTTACGGTCTTTGCCTTCCTCAATTCCTGCGCCAACCCCATCATCTACACGTCCCGTCATACCGAGTTCAGGAAGGCCCTCAAGAGTCTCTTTACCTGTTCTAAACTCGAGATCACCTCCCTCTTCGAGATCAAAGATGATACTGGGGGAAAAGACAGTTCGCAATCAAACAGGAAGATGAATGAGAGTATTCCAGAAACACCTTGA